CTCGATAAAGCCTATGAAGATAAAATCAATGGAATGACTACGGATGAATTTTGGCAAAAGCAGCATGAGAATTGGATAGTTGAGCAGAATGCAATTTCACTACGGATTCTTAGACTTGAATCAGCCAATGCCAATTACTATCAAGATAGTGTAGAGTTTTTAGAACTCGCTCAAGGTGTTTATTCGCATTATGTTATGCAAACCGCAGAGGAACAGGGAAAACTATTAAGGAAACTACTTTCGAACTGTACGATAAAAGGTTTAACTCTATATCCCACATACAGAAAACCCTTCAACATGCTCGTCAAAGGGGGCGATTCTGATTTTTGGCTGGGGGACAGGGATTCGAACCCCGATTCTACGGTCCAGAGCCGTATGTCTTGCCATTGGACGATCCCCCAGCGGGATATTATTTTCTATCGGTCAATGCAAAAATCAATTTAAGTGTCTTACTCAATCGAAGCATAGAATATATTGATATTTTCACCGCTGTCAAGATTGATTTCTCAATATAATACAATCAACCGCACAAAAAAAAGCCCGGCCATTTCACCGGGCTTTTCAATTTTTTCTACAACCTAAACCGTTATTTAAGAAGTATCATTTGCCTGGAGGTGCTTTGATTATTTCCCGTCAGGCGATAGGTGTAAACGCCGCTGGGTAATTTATCACCGGAGAATATATACTCATAAGTTCCCGCCGGTTTGTTACCCAGTTCAATCTTGTCAATCAATTGACCGGCAAGGTTAAATATTTCAAACGTATATTGCCCTGTCTTTTTGACCGTATAGGAAATGGTCGTTGATGGATTGAAGGGGTTGGGATAATTCTGTTCCAATACAAATTGAACCGGCAGCGCACCGGGTAGATCATCCGCTGATAATGGGATGAAAGTTATATATCCATCTTGTAGTGTTACGCTTAAAGGATCGCCAGCTTCATCGACCAGTTCAATATTCCCGGAAAATTTCACAAAAGCCGAATCTGCGGCATCGGCCGCCGCCTGAAGATTAAACTGGAAAAGCGGTTCCCCGGCCGGAAGCGTCAGGGGCGATGATAAATCTTCCCATATAACAAATATTTTCCCGTCGGTCACATTGGTTGTCCATGATTGAATATATGACGTCGCCATCGAATGAAACTCAACTTTGGATGTATCAAATTCAATAAAGATTTGAACTCCGGCTACATCCGTGAAATCTTCCGTCATAAGTTTCATCTGGACGATATCCGAAGGCGCCGCCGTCGCATTGGTGATTTCAAGCGTGACCGCGAACGCCGATGATGGGACTACAAGCAGGAGAGCGAAGAGCAATCCCCAAAATTTACGACCCATCTTTTTCATAAAACCTCCACAGGACAGAGAAATTTATTTTCAAGAGGACCGGCCCCATACCGGCCCTCCTTACTTTACAAAAGTTTTATTTCAAAAGCATCATCTTTTTTGTCTGATTGAACGATCCTGACGAGAATTTATATAAATAAATTCCCGAAGTAACGTTCATATCGTTGTCGTCGGTGCCGTCCCAGACAAATTCGATAATACCGGCTTCGTGATAGCCCTGATAAGTTCTAATCTTCTGTCCCATAATATTATAGATCTCAAGCGAATATTCCCCGGCCTCTCTCATGGAAGCCATTATCGTAGTTTCCGGGTTGAAAGGATTGGGGATATTCTGTTCGAGACTATATTGGGCAGGGAGTGTAGTTCCGCCCTTGGTCAGATGACCGTTGATTATATTCAACCGATAGCTGTTTCCATCGGAATCAGCTAATTCAGCATCGGTTACAATAATTTCACTGGATTCATTAAACTCTCCGGTAATCCTGAATGAGATTTCCGCGATTGTATGCGAGCCGGTAAGATTCAAAGGCGCTTCAAAATCATCCCAGATAAGATGGAAAGTATTATCGGCGCCGTTCAAGGTCGTGCCGGATAAGATATCAGAATCGGTTCCAACATATTGAACTTCATTGCCGTTAAATGAAACGTGAAGTTCAATACCCGCCAGATTCTCGACGTCGGCGATATTTATTGGTACCGTGACAATGCCGTTGGGCTGCGTATAGGATTCGCCCAATTCGATTGTAATCGGATCCATCGCGGCAGCAAATAAGGGCTTGGCCGCCAAAGGTGACCAGGTGGCGTTGACATCGCCCAATCTGACGCCGTAAAAATGCGGTACAACGATATCTTCGTTGACAATTGAGATATTCTTGGACCGCGGCGCCAATTGCCAGTTATCAACCGTCAACGCATATTCGCCGTCGATGAAAGTCCAATTGCCACCCGGAAGAGTGCCCAGCATTGCAAGGAAACGGCGGATTGAAATAACATCGGAGACGCTGACCGTATTGGTGAGGTTTACATCCGCAGCGATCAATTGATAACCGAGATCAAACCTTTCGACATAGGCTATGTGACGGCGAATTTTAATTACGTCGGCTACGGATACGCCCGGAGCATCATCATCAAACCACGGAGTTATGGTATAACCGCCGATTTCAAGGTTGACGAAACTGTATTCACCGGCTCCGTCGGTTATATCCGAACCGCTGGCTTGTCCGCCAAAATCGACATTAACACCTTCTATCGGGATATCATTTCCGTAATATACAACGGTTCCCGAAATATCGAAGATCGGATCAATTATCGTAACTTCACCGTCACAGAAACCGAGCGATAAATTCGGATTGCCAAATTCATCGACAATCTCATTTCCATCCAGCCAGACAATCGGAGACGTTTCGCCGACGCTGCCGATCGAGGTGAACCAGAAAGTCATCAAAACATCGCCGTCCGGAACGGTAATTGGATTGCTTAAATTATCCCAAATGTAGTGAATATAACCGTTTCCATCGATATCGGATAAGAAACCGATGGTTGCTCCAATCATATAATTTGAAGTAACCGAATCGGCCGCCAGAACGGCGTTTAAATAAGTAAGATGCAATTCCACTCCGGCCACATCGGCAATCTGATAAGCATACACCGGTACGCCAACCGCCAGTCCCTGAGGCCCGTTAACCTCGGCGATATCAATAGCGCATTCATCACAGTTCGCGATATTGAATGAGAGAGTTAATACTTGAGGTGAATTCGCGGCATCACCGGCGTCGACCGTGATAGTCGTCTGCTGTGGTCCAAAATTAAGATCCGCTGTATTGACCTCAAACGACACGGTTGCGGGTGCCGAGCCTGATGTAGCCGAAAGAGTAACTCCGGTACCGGTGGTCGCCGTCCAATCCATCGCGCCGGTGCCGACATTAGATATATCAAAATCACCGGTTACGATGGTACCCATACACGTGTTGCCGAAATTTATTGAATTTGTCGATAACGCCAATTCAGGCATTCCAAAAACATCGAACAATACTGGAATCTCAGTCGGGCTAATCAGCGAGTTAGACGCGAAGGTAGCGGTCGCTATGTGGACTCCTTCAGGCAATCCGGCCGGATTGACGCTGAATTCAATGAAATCCTCCTCGGTTCCGGAGATCGGGGCCAGCGCCAGCCAGAGGGCATCGTCAGTAACAGACCACGTGAGATTGCCGTAACATGAATTTGTAATTTCGAAAGTCTGAGGCGCGGGAGGTGTTCCAAGTTCAGCGCTGAAATATACCGTGTCAACCGGGAATGAGAAACACGGCAATCCGGTTATATCGATACTGCCGGCGAAAAATTTAGTCGCGCGAGAAGACGCATCCGATTGAACAAATAGATATTCGAATGATGGCGGAATAAAAGCGGAGTCTATCGGAACGTTTTGAGTCGCCGCGGAAGGATCAATCGAAAAATACATTTTTGCCAGCAATCCATTGCCAGTTTCCAAATATGGCTGAGTTACTCGCAATCCCTCGACATTGATAGTCTTGGCGTCATTATCAATAGTCGCGAGATGTTCTTCCCAGGCTTCGACGCGGCTTCCCACAAATGATACGGAATCGCAAATCAGATCGGTTCCGTCATACCGGAGCGGAATATTGAAATGGCCGATTTGGACAAAATTTTGATAATTTAAATCAACCACGACCTGTTCGCCCGCTGTGGCCGATACATTGGATACCCACAAAGTATCAGCGGCCGGAGTGTCATCTATAACGGTCAAATTAATCGTGACATCCTGCGGCGCATTTTCTGTACCCGGATCAGCTGAGAAAGTAACCACATCGCTGTAATCACCGGGAGCCAGTCCGGTAAGATTGGCGAAGAAATTAATCGTCCGATTTCCGGTGCCACTGGTTGGGTTGGCAGATAGCCAGGATTCGTCTATACCGGTGATAGTGAAATTAAGCGTTGGCCCGCCGCAATTGCTGACGTTTATCGCACTATTTAAAATATCACCGGGAAATCCGCTGAAATTAATCTCGTTGGCTGAAAGCGCCAGACAGGGCGGGGGTGGGTCTAAAATCAACGTCACCGCCACTTCCTGTGGTGAATTGGTTGCGGCCGGGTCGCTCACAGTAATAGTACCGTTGTGAGTGCCCGCCAATAATCCGGTCAGGACGATATCGACCGTCACCGTTGCCGGGCCGGCACCCGCTGTCGGATTTAAAGTAATCCAGCTATCGGCCGTGGCAGTCCAATTTAATGTCTCATCGCCGGTATTAGAAATATTAAATGATTGCGATGCGGGAGGAGCGCCGTCCTGAACTGCGGTAAAATCAAGCGAAACCGGATCCAATGCAATCGTCGGGCCCGATACCGGGTCTCCAATAGTTATCGTTCCCGTTTTATACTGCGGCACAAAAGTTGATCCGCCGGTTAGTGTCAGGATAAAAGGTGAAGCCTCGATATACGAAGTAGAATCCAACGTGATCACTTGATCTGCGGCCCCGGGAGCCGGGGTAAACCACGCAGTAAATATATTACCTCTTCCGGCCTGCAAATAAGCTTCCGAAAAGATGATCATACCAACCTGGAACTTCTGCTCGGCGTTATTGATTTCTATAGGTTTGATAAGCACATAGTCAATTCGTGAGCCGCCAAAAGTAACTGAGTCAGCGGTTATGTCGGGAGAATCCCATAAAAATGGTAAACCAAAACCGCCCAGTTCTTCATCATTATAAAGATGAATTGGAACGGAAAAAGGATCGGTGCTTCCGGATGGAATACTAACCGATTCGACCCAGACCGTATCCGCGATACCCGGATCGGGAACCGCATATACGGACGCGCCGAGGGTAAAGATAGCAACTATGACGAATAAGACAATTTTATTCCCCATCGCCCACCTCCGGTGAAAGATTAACGGTTATATCCCCTAAATAAACGAAGGGGGAGTGGCATCCCTGCATGTATTTTTTCTTAAGACATATCTACCAATAATATAAGGAGGTTTTTTTAAATGTCAACATGCAAAAGTTTGCGGATGTCATTTGATAAGATAGGCTTTGGGGAAATTCAATAACCAGATTTCATTGTGGCCTTTCGCTTTGACTGGATATAGATCGACAAAAGTACAACAACGATTCCAATGGTATCGGCAATAAAGTCATAAATATCTGAAAATCTCCCCGGAATATATGCCTGATGCCACTCGTCCAACGCCGCAAAAACTACTGAAATTACTAATACCCAAGGATATAATTTTTTTCGATTCTTAAACGCTGACAATTGGCCAAGCGATCTCAATGCCAAAAATGCGAAAATTCCATATTCAAAAAAATGAGCGATTTTGTCGGCGAATACAATTTCCATATCGGGAGGTTTAAATTGAGGCAAAGATGAGATGCTGAGGATAAGCGCCGCAAATAGATAAAAAGGCAAATGATATCGGACGAAATTATTGGACATTGTCAAACCCTTAATAATATAGACGCGGCAATTTAATTCAACCTGATTAAAACCACAATACTTTTTGAAAGATATAGACTTGCCAAATCGGTGCAAAGTTCGTAACCTGAAGCCTAATTATTCCAAAATAAGGATTAGAGCTGATGGACTCAACTATATTAAGCAGCCCGATTGCGATTATTGTCGTCCTGGCAGGTATCCCTGCGCTTTTCTTCTGGCTGGAGAAAAAAACCGGTTGGCCAATTTTTAATTATTTCCCTCCGCTGATTTTCATTTATTTGCTACCCGTTTTACTCTCTAATACCGGGGTAATTCCCAACGATTCACCGGTTTATGATTTTATGGGAGCCAATATTCTCCCAATGTTTCTGACGATTATGCTGCTTGACGTAGATATTATGGCTACGATTCGAATTATGGGACGGGGCGTTTTTGTAATGCTGGTCGGTACTCTGGGCGTCGTTATCGGGGCTCCCATCGCTTTCTTCCTTGTCAAGACAGGCTTGACGGCCGAGGCCTGGAAAGGATTCGGAGCGTTAGCCGGCAGCTGGATTGGGGGAACCGGCAATATGCTGGCCGTTGCCCAAATGATTGATCTTGATGATGCGTCGCTTTATTACGGTTACGCCGTCATAGCCGATAATGCGGTGTATCTTATCTGGTTGCCGATAATGCTGGCATCCAAGAATTTGGCGGGATGGTTCGGCCGATTCACAAAGGTTTCCAAAGACCGTTTGGAACGCATGGAACGAATGGCCAACGAAATTTCAAAAGATAAGGGGAAAATGCAAATGCGGCATTTTCTGTATCTTATCTTTATCGGATGCGCCGTGACGGCTCTTTCCGCCTGGATATCGCAAATGATTCCGGAGCTGAAATCTTCGGAGGGCACTACGATTTTTTCGGCTAATACTTACAAGATTTTGATAGTGACAATATTGGGGGTCAGTCTTTCATTTACGCGAGCCAGTGGGATTCCCGGATCGCATGCCTTCTCAATGGCCCTAATTTATATGTTTGTCGCTCGTATGGGCGCTCGCGCCGATTTATCGAATCTCGATATGTCGGTTTTCTGGTTTTTACTGGGAGCTTTTATCTGGATATTCATTCACGGCGGGCTTTTGGTAACGGCCGCAAGAATATTCAAAGTCGATGTTCATACCGCCGCGATCGCGTCAGCGGCAAATATCGGTGGAGCTGCTTCCGCTCCGATTGTAGCCGCCTATCATAATAAAAGTCTGGTACCGGTTTCAATTCTGATGGCGATGTTAGGATATGCCGTTGGAAATCCGGCCGCCTTTTTGGCTGCTATGCTTTGTCGGATGATCGCCTGATATTATTGAAGCGAAGCGTCGATAGAGCCGGTGATGCACAGACTATCATAGGCCGGAGTTTTACCGAGCGATAGATATTGATTAAATAATAACCGATGTTTTTCCTTAAATGTCGAATTGCCATAGTCCAGGGGGCAATACCAACGCAAATCGGCGCCCTCCCCGACGAAAATTCCGAGACCTGTTCGCCGCACAGTATCACTCCAGGTCCCGGCCACTCCCAGGGTATCTCCCGGTTCGACTCGCGTTGCCTCCAAAACCTTAACATCCTGAACATGATCATAGACAATCGTATGCTTTGACCCCGGAAGGGCGGTTACTCGTATTTCGAAATCGCCTTCTTCAACCGGATTGGCAATAATTTCTGATATTATTCCAGTCGTGACTGCCTTTACTGCGGCACCGGGAACGGTAAAATAATCGATATATGGCGATAGCTTATTATCCTCAACAAGCGAACCAAAAGATCGGAATACCGGCGAAAGCTCATTGAATGAAATGTC
This portion of the Candidatus Zixiibacteriota bacterium genome encodes:
- a CDS encoding T9SS type A sorting domain-containing protein, with amino-acid sequence MKKMGRKFWGLLFALLLVVPSSAFAVTLEITNATAAPSDIVQMKLMTEDFTDVAGVQIFIEFDTSKVEFHSMATSYIQSWTTNVTDGKIFVIWEDLSSPLTLPAGEPLFQFNLQAAADAADSAFVKFSGNIELVDEAGDPLSVTLQDGYITFIPLSADDLPGALPVQFVLEQNYPNPFNPSTTISYTVKKTGQYTFEIFNLAGQLIDKIELGNKPAGTYEYIFSGDKLPSGVYTYRLTGNNQSTSRQMILLK
- a CDS encoding cohesin domain-containing protein, with translation MGNKIVLFVIVAIFTLGASVYAVPDPGIADTVWVESVSIPSGSTDPFSVPIHLYNDEELGGFGLPFLWDSPDITADSVTFGGSRIDYVLIKPIEINNAEQKFQVGMIIFSEAYLQAGRGNIFTAWFTPAPGAADQVITLDSTSYIEASPFILTLTGGSTFVPQYKTGTITIGDPVSGPTIALDPVSLDFTAVQDGAPPASQSFNISNTGDETLNWTATADSWITLNPTAGAGPATVTVDIVLTGLLAGTHNGTITVSDPAATNSPQEVAVTLILDPPPPCLALSANEINFSGFPGDILNSAINVSNCGGPTLNFTITGIDESWLSANPTSGTGNRTINFFANLTGLAPGDYSDVVTFSADPGTENAPQDVTINLTVIDDTPAADTLWVSNVSATAGEQVVVDLNYQNFVQIGHFNIPLRYDGTDLICDSVSFVGSRVEAWEEHLATIDNDAKTINVEGLRVTQPYLETGNGLLAKMYFSIDPSAATQNVPIDSAFIPPSFEYLFVQSDASSRATKFFAGSIDITGLPCFSFPVDTVYFSAELGTPPAPQTFEITNSCYGNLTWSVTDDALWLALAPISGTEEDFIEFSVNPAGLPEGVHIATATFASNSLISPTEIPVLFDVFGMPELALSTNSINFGNTCMGTIVTGDFDISNVGTGAMDWTATTGTGVTLSATSGSAPATVSFEVNTADLNFGPQQTTITVDAGDAANSPQVLTLSFNIANCDECAIDIAEVNGPQGLAVGVPVYAYQIADVAGVELHLTYLNAVLAADSVTSNYMIGATIGFLSDIDGNGYIHYIWDNLSNPITVPDGDVLMTFWFTSIGSVGETSPIVWLDGNEIVDEFGNPNLSLGFCDGEVTIIDPIFDISGTVVYYGNDIPIEGVNVDFGGQASGSDITDGAGEYSFVNLEIGGYTITPWFDDDAPGVSVADVIKIRRHIAYVERFDLGYQLIAADVNLTNTVSVSDVISIRRFLAMLGTLPGGNWTFIDGEYALTVDNWQLAPRSKNISIVNEDIVVPHFYGVRLGDVNATWSPLAAKPLFAAAMDPITIELGESYTQPNGIVTVPINIADVENLAGIELHVSFNGNEVQYVGTDSDILSGTTLNGADNTFHLIWDDFEAPLNLTGSHTIAEISFRITGEFNESSEIIVTDAELADSDGNSYRLNIINGHLTKGGTTLPAQYSLEQNIPNPFNPETTIMASMREAGEYSLEIYNIMGQKIRTYQGYHEAGIIEFVWDGTDDNDMNVTSGIYLYKFSSGSFNQTKKMMLLK
- a CDS encoding VanZ family protein; its protein translation is MSNNFVRYHLPFYLFAALILSISSLPQFKPPDMEIVFADKIAHFFEYGIFAFLALRSLGQLSAFKNRKKLYPWVLVISVVFAALDEWHQAYIPGRFSDIYDFIADTIGIVVVLLSIYIQSKRKATMKSGY
- a CDS encoding DUF819 family protein, translating into MDSTILSSPIAIIVVLAGIPALFFWLEKKTGWPIFNYFPPLIFIYLLPVLLSNTGVIPNDSPVYDFMGANILPMFLTIMLLDVDIMATIRIMGRGVFVMLVGTLGVVIGAPIAFFLVKTGLTAEAWKGFGALAGSWIGGTGNMLAVAQMIDLDDASLYYGYAVIADNAVYLIWLPIMLASKNLAGWFGRFTKVSKDRLERMERMANEISKDKGKMQMRHFLYLIFIGCAVTALSAWISQMIPELKSSEGTTIFSANTYKILIVTILGVSLSFTRASGIPGSHAFSMALIYMFVARMGARADLSNLDMSVFWFLLGAFIWIFIHGGLLVTAARIFKVDVHTAAIASAANIGGAASAPIVAAYHNKSLVPVSILMAMLGYAVGNPAAFLAAMLCRMIA